A stretch of Ranitomeya variabilis isolate aRanVar5 chromosome 3, aRanVar5.hap1, whole genome shotgun sequence DNA encodes these proteins:
- the LOC143814912 gene encoding putative butyrophilin subfamily 2 member A3: MTTLRLLVVLSALSPGLSGVIPLSQKAVSPSLYGTVTLPCHASFVDDVAGLTMIWMKKENKDNLILYKLLSGKENLEEQDPRYGGRVELSMEWSRGNLDLTLRNVSYEDEGSYFCRAANAKGHGDKMVTLSIGDLDATYPTITLVTEKQQLKCLSTGVYYAPQIQWITPVGKDLSQYGSFNVTDLGDGRKKVESVLEHDIKAEEQVLCHIREGRLKRSIRGVISDGMHSVTVQG; encoded by the exons ATGACG ACCCTGAGACTTCTTGTGGTTCTTTCCGCCCTGTCTCCGGGATTGTCAG GTGTCATCCCGCTATCGCAGAAAGCCGTGTCCCCCTCCCTCTACGGCACGGTCACGTTGCCCTGTCACGCTTCTTTTGTGGACGATGTCGCTGGTTTGACCATGATCTGGATGAAGAAAGAAAACAAGGATAATCTAATTCTTTACAAACTCCTCAGTGGAAAAGAAAATCTGGAGGAGCAGGATCCGCGATACGGAGGTCGTGTCGAATTATCCATGGAGTGGTCACGAGGAAATCTAGACCTGACGCTAAGAAACGTCTCGTATGAAGACGAGGGATCGTACTTCTGCCGAGCCGCCAACGCCAAGGGCCACGGAGACAAGATGGTGACATTATCCATAGGAG ACCTGGACGCAACGTATCCAACAATTACTCTGGTGACTGAGAAGCAACAACTGAAATGTCTGAGCACCGGTGTTTACTACGCTCCTCAGATCCAGTGGATCACTCCAGTCGGGAAGGATCTGTCCCAATACGGAAGCTTCAATGTCACCGATCTGGGTGATGGCCGGAAGAAGGTGGAATCTGTGCTGGAACATGACATAAAGGCAGAGGAACAAGTGTTGTGTCACATCCGAGAGGGACGACTGAAAAGATCTATTCGAGGCGTCATATCAG